The sequence CTCCGAGGCCGTCGACGGCCCGGCGCAGTAGTACTTTCAGATTGCGACTGACTTATCCACAGGCCCGGCAGTCCTGCTGCCGGGCCTGTGGTGTGTCATGGGTGGTGCAGATTCCCGAATGCGAGGAGCCATGGTGGACAAGCCGAAGGTCGTACTGGGGGTCAGTGGCGGCATCGCCGCCTACAAGGCCTGTGAGCTGCTGAGAAGGTTCACCGAGTCGGGCCACGACGTCCGCGTGGTGCCCACCGCCTCCGCGCTGCACTTCGTCGGCGCCGCCACCTGGTCCGCGCTGTCCGGCAACCCGGTCTCCACCGAGGTCTGGGACGACGTCCACGAGGTCCCGCACGTCCGCATCGGCCAGCACGCCGACCTGGTGGTGGTGGCCCCGGCCACCGCCGACATGCTCGCCAAGGCCGCCCACGGCCTCGCCGACGACCTGCTGACCAACACCCTGCTCACCGCGCGCTGCCCGGTGGTCTTCGCACCCGCGATGCACACCGAGATGTGGGAGCACCCGGCCACCCAGGAGAACGTGGCCACGCTGCGCCGCCGCGGCGCCGTCGTCATCGAGCCCGCCGTCGGCCGCCTCACCGGCGTCGACACCGGCAAGGGCCGGCTGCCCGACCCGGCCGAGATCTTCGAGGTCTGCCGCCGGGTGCTGGCCCGCGGCAGCGCCGCGCCCGATCTCGAAGGACGGCACGTCGTCGTCTCCGCCGGCGGCACCCGCGAGCCCCTCGACCCGGTCCGCTTCCTCGGCAACCGCTCCTCCGGCAAGCAGGGCTACGCCCTCGCCCGCACCGCCGCGGCCCGCGGCGCCCGGGTCACGCTGGTCGCGGCCAACACCGCTCTGCCCGACCCGGCGGGCGTGGACGTCGTCCGGGTCGGCACCGCCGTGCAGCTGCGCGAGGCCGTCCTGAAGGCCGCGGCGGACGCCGACGCCGTGGTCATGGCCGCCGCCGTGGCCGATTTCCGGCCGGCCGCCTATGCCACCGGGAAGATCAAGAAGAAGGACGGCCAGGAGCCGGAGCCCGTCGTCCTGGTGCGCAACCCGGACGTCCTCGCGGAGATCTCCGCCGACCGGGCCCGGCCCGGACAGGTGATCGTGGGCTTCGCCGCCGAGACCGACGACGTCCTCGCCAACGGCCGCACCAAGCTCGCCCGCAAGGGCTGTGACCTGCTCGTGGTGAACGAGGTGGGGGAGCGCAAGACCTTCGGCTCCGAGGAGAGCGAGGCCGTGGTGCTGGGCGCCGACGGCAGCGAGACCCCGGTGCCGTACGGCCCCAAGGAGGACCTCGCCGACACCGTCTGGGATCTGGTCGTCCGGCGACTGGGCTGACCCACCGCGCCGGCCGGACACCCGCGAGGTCGTGTCCACGCCACGCTCGAATTGGGCGTGGCGAGCCTGGCCAACGCCGCTCGGCATTGGGCAGAATGCCCGTGCCGCAGGTCACAGCGCTCCCGAGAGGCGAGACGGGTGGCCCGTCGGCGGAGTGCGACCGATAAACTGTTCACGGTCGACGCCGGGCGCAGCCCCGCGTCGACCGAAAATGATCAGCCAGCAGCCGCTGCAACCACAGGGAGCGTTGTGTCCCGTCGCCTGTTCACCTCGGAGTCCGTGACCGAGGGTCACCCCGACAAGATCGCTGACCAGATCAGCGACACCATTCTCGACGCGCTTCTGCGTGAGGACCCGACCTCCCGGGTCGCCGTGGAGACGCTCATCACCACCGGCCTGGTGCACGTGGCCGGCGAGGTGACGACCAAGGCCTACGCGGACATCGCGACCCTCGTCCGCAACAAGATCCTGGACATCGGCTACGACTCCTCCAAGAAGGGCTTCGACGGCGCCTCCTGCGGCGTGTCGGTGTCCATCGGCGCGCAGTCCCCGGACATCGCCCAGGGTGTCGACGCCGCGTACGAGGCCCGGGTCGAGGGCGACGACGACGAGCTGGACCGGCAGGGCGCGGGCGACCAGGGCCTGATGTTCGGCTACGCCTCCGACGAGACGCCGACCCTCATGCCGCTGCCGATCTTCCTGGCGCACCGCCTGTCCAAGCGCCTGTCCGAGGTCCGCAAGAACGGCACCATCCCCTACCTGCGCCCGGACGGCAAGACCCAGGTCACCATCGAGTACGACGGCGACAAGGCCGTCCGCCTGGACACGGTGGTCGTCTCCTCGCAGCACGCCTCCGACATCGACCTGGAGTCGCTGCTCGCGCCCGACATCCGCGAGTTCGTGGTGGAGCCGGAGCTGAAGGCGCTGCTGGACGAGGGCATCAAGCTGGACACCGAGGGCTACCGCCTGCTGGTCAACCCGACCGGCCGGTTCGAGATCGGCGGCCCGATGGGCGACGCCGGCCTGACCGGCCGCAAGATCATCATCGACACCTACGGCGGCATGGCCCGCCACGGCGGCGGCGCCTTCTCCGGCAAGGACCCGTCCAAGGTGGACCGCTCGGCCGCGTACGCGATGCGCTGGGTCGCCAAGAACGTCGTGGCGGCCGGACTGGCCTCCCGCTGCGAGGTCCAGGTCGCCTACGCCATCGGCAAGGCCGAGCCCGTCGGTCTGTTCGTGGAGACCTTCGGCACCCACAAGATCGACCCCGAGAAGATCGAGAAGGCGATCGACGAGGTCTTCGACCTCCGCCCCGCCGCGATCATCCGCGACCTCGACCTGCTCCGCCCGATCTACGGCCAGACCGCCGCGTACGGCCACTTCGGCCGCGAGCTGCCCGAGTTCACCTGGGAGCGCACCGACCGCGTCGACGCCCTGCGCGCCGCAGCGGGCCTGTAACCCCGATCCCACCCGCCGAGACCCGGTTCTCCCTGCTAGGGGGCCGGGTCTCGGCGTGTTCCGGGGCGGCCGGCAGGTGCCGGCCGACCGGGCATTGTCGGTGGGGTTTGGTAAGAATGCAGGCGTGAGCAGCGAGAACGGGGCGGGCCGGGGTGAGGGGGGCGGCGGGGCCGAAGGGGCGCCGCCGGAGCAGCTCGCGCTGATCCGGGAGAGTGTGCGCCAGGCCAAGGTGCCGCGGGCCAAGCCGCGGACCTGGCGCGGAGCGGCGCTCGCCCCGGAGCTGCCCGTCGCACGGGTGCTGGTCGACAAGGGCGTGCTCCACCTCGACCGGTACTTCGACTACGCCGTGCCCGCCGAGCTGGACGCCCAGGCCCAGCCCGGGGTGCGGGTGCGGGTGCGGTTCGGGGCCGGACGGCACCGGGTGCGCGACGGGCGCCGGGAGGGCGGCGGGCTCATCGACGGCTTCCTGATCGAGCGCCGGGCGGAGTCCGACTACTCCGGACCGCTGGCCGCGCTCGCCCAGGTCGTCTCGCCCGAACCGGTGCTCGGCGAGGAACTGCTCGGCCTCGCCCGGGCCGTCGCCGACCGGTACGCCGGCAGCCTCGCCGACGTGCTGCAACTGGCCGTCCCGCCGCGCAACGCCCGCGCCGAGCAGCGGCCCTCTCCCGCCCCGCTGCCTCCGCCCGAGGCGCCCGGCACCGGTTCCTGGGCCCGGTACGAGCACGGGAGCGCCTTCCTCGACGCGCTGGCCTCCGGCGGAGCGCCCAGAGCCGTGTGGAACGCGCTGCCCGGGCCGCTGTGGAGCGAGGAGCTGGCCCGGGCCGTCGCCGCCACGCTCGCCTCCGGGCGGGGCGCCCTGGTCGTCGTACCGGACGGGCGGGCCGCCGCGCGCGTCGACACCGCGCTGACCGCGCTGCTCGGCCCCGGCCGGCACGCGCTGCTCACCGCCGACGCCGGTCCCGAGAAGCGGTACGCGCAGTGGCTGGCGGTGCGGCGCGGTGCCGTGCGCGCCGTCGTCGGGACCCGGGCGGCGATGTTCGCGCCCGTGCGGGACCTCGGGCTCGTCGCGGTCTGGGACGACGGCGACGACAGCCACAGCGAGCCGCACGCGCCGCAGCCGCACGCCCGCGACGTGCTGCTGCTGCGCGCCGCGCTGGACCGGTGCGCCTTCCTGCTGGGCGGCTGGGGCTGCACCGTGGAGGGTGCCCAGCTGGTCGAGAGCGGCTGGGCCCGGCCGCTGGTCGCCGGGCGCGAGCAGGTGCGCCGGTCCGCGCCCCTCGTCCGGACCGTCGGCGACGAGGACCTCGCGCGCGACGAGGCCGCCCGCGCCGCCCGGCTGCCCACCGTCGCCTGGCAGGCGGCGCGCGAGGGACTGCGGCACGGGCCGGTGCTCGTCCAGGTGCCCCGGCGCGGTTACACCCCCCGCATGGCCTGCGCCCGCTGCCGCGCGCCCGCCCGGTGCCGGCACTGCTCCGGGCCGCTGGAGGGACAGGACGGGGGCGTGCTGCGGTGCGGGTGGTGCGGGCGCGAGGAGAGCGCCTGGCACTGCCCGGAGTGCGGCGGCTTCCGGCTCCGCGCCCAGATCGTCGGCGCGCGCCGTACCGCCGAGGAACTGGGGCGGGCCTTTCCCGCCGTACCGGTGCGCACCTCGGGACGCGAGCATGTGCTGGACACCGTTCCGGACACGCCCGCGCTGGTGGTCAGCACGCCGGGCGCCGAACCGGTGGCCGAGGGCGGCTACGCGGCGGCCCTGCTCCTGGACGGCTGGGCCATGCTCTCCCGTCCCGACCTGCGGGCCGGCGAGGACGCGCTGCGCCGGTGGATCGCGGCCGGCGCGCTGGTGCGGCCGCAGGAGGAGGGAGGCACCGTGGTCGTGGTGGCCGAGCCCACGCTGCGGCCCGTGCAGGCGCTGGTGCGGTGGGACCCCGTCGGGCACGCCGTGCGGGAACTGGGCGAGCGGGCGGAGCTGGGATTCCCGCCGGTGTCCCGGATGGCCGCCGTGTCCGGACCGCCGGCGGCCGTCGCGGAGTTCCTGGCGGCCGTCGAGTTGCCGCCGGACGCGGAGGTGCTGGGACCGGTACCGCTGCCGCCCCCGCCGCCCGGCCGTCCGCGCAGACCCGGCGCGCCCCCGCCCGGCGAACACTGGGAGCGCGCCCTCGTCCGCGTCCCGCCGGGCAGCGGCGCCACCCTGGCCACGGCCCTGAAGACGGCCCAGGCCGCCCGCATGGCCCGCGGCACCGCCGAGCAGGTACGGGTCCGTATCGACCCACCGGACATCGGCTGAGCGGCTGGGCGCGTCCGCCTCCCGTCCGCCGCCTCCGTACGTCCGCCCCTCCCGGAAGGCTCCGGACGGCTCGGGAAGGGCGGGAGGAGAAGCCGCGGGGTCAGCCGTTGCGGGGGCTCGGGAAGGGTGCGGGACGGGTGTCCTCGCGCAGGGCCGGGGCGGCCGCCGTCGGCTGGGTGGGCATGGAGCGGGCCGCGGGGACCGTCGGCATGGTGGGCAGCCCGGCGTTCACATTGATCGTGCGGGTGCCGGACGGCTCCGGCGACCGCTCGGCCTCGGCCGCCGCCTGGGCCGCGGCGCGC comes from Streptomyces sp. SCL15-4 and encodes:
- the coaBC gene encoding bifunctional phosphopantothenoylcysteine decarboxylase/phosphopantothenate--cysteine ligase CoaBC, with protein sequence MDKPKVVLGVSGGIAAYKACELLRRFTESGHDVRVVPTASALHFVGAATWSALSGNPVSTEVWDDVHEVPHVRIGQHADLVVVAPATADMLAKAAHGLADDLLTNTLLTARCPVVFAPAMHTEMWEHPATQENVATLRRRGAVVIEPAVGRLTGVDTGKGRLPDPAEIFEVCRRVLARGSAAPDLEGRHVVVSAGGTREPLDPVRFLGNRSSGKQGYALARTAAARGARVTLVAANTALPDPAGVDVVRVGTAVQLREAVLKAAADADAVVMAAAVADFRPAAYATGKIKKKDGQEPEPVVLVRNPDVLAEISADRARPGQVIVGFAAETDDVLANGRTKLARKGCDLLVVNEVGERKTFGSEESEAVVLGADGSETPVPYGPKEDLADTVWDLVVRRLG
- the metK gene encoding methionine adenosyltransferase; this encodes MSRRLFTSESVTEGHPDKIADQISDTILDALLREDPTSRVAVETLITTGLVHVAGEVTTKAYADIATLVRNKILDIGYDSSKKGFDGASCGVSVSIGAQSPDIAQGVDAAYEARVEGDDDELDRQGAGDQGLMFGYASDETPTLMPLPIFLAHRLSKRLSEVRKNGTIPYLRPDGKTQVTIEYDGDKAVRLDTVVVSSQHASDIDLESLLAPDIREFVVEPELKALLDEGIKLDTEGYRLLVNPTGRFEIGGPMGDAGLTGRKIIIDTYGGMARHGGGAFSGKDPSKVDRSAAYAMRWVAKNVVAAGLASRCEVQVAYAIGKAEPVGLFVETFGTHKIDPEKIEKAIDEVFDLRPAAIIRDLDLLRPIYGQTAAYGHFGRELPEFTWERTDRVDALRAAAGL
- a CDS encoding primosomal protein N' is translated as MSSENGAGRGEGGGGAEGAPPEQLALIRESVRQAKVPRAKPRTWRGAALAPELPVARVLVDKGVLHLDRYFDYAVPAELDAQAQPGVRVRVRFGAGRHRVRDGRREGGGLIDGFLIERRAESDYSGPLAALAQVVSPEPVLGEELLGLARAVADRYAGSLADVLQLAVPPRNARAEQRPSPAPLPPPEAPGTGSWARYEHGSAFLDALASGGAPRAVWNALPGPLWSEELARAVAATLASGRGALVVVPDGRAAARVDTALTALLGPGRHALLTADAGPEKRYAQWLAVRRGAVRAVVGTRAAMFAPVRDLGLVAVWDDGDDSHSEPHAPQPHARDVLLLRAALDRCAFLLGGWGCTVEGAQLVESGWARPLVAGREQVRRSAPLVRTVGDEDLARDEAARAARLPTVAWQAAREGLRHGPVLVQVPRRGYTPRMACARCRAPARCRHCSGPLEGQDGGVLRCGWCGREESAWHCPECGGFRLRAQIVGARRTAEELGRAFPAVPVRTSGREHVLDTVPDTPALVVSTPGAEPVAEGGYAAALLLDGWAMLSRPDLRAGEDALRRWIAAGALVRPQEEGGTVVVVAEPTLRPVQALVRWDPVGHAVRELGERAELGFPPVSRMAAVSGPPAAVAEFLAAVELPPDAEVLGPVPLPPPPPGRPRRPGAPPPGEHWERALVRVPPGSGATLATALKTAQAARMARGTAEQVRVRIDPPDIG